The genomic segment TACACTAACTAATATTTCAATTCACGTCCCGCACATCCACGTCAATCCACTTCTCTCCACTCTAAGCCACTTTTCGTGGGAAACTAATAtcagagttaatttatactttaagTCGGAAGCAATACAGTTcatttttacactaacaaaCATCTCAATTAAAGTCCCGCACATCCAAGTCAATCTTTACTATTTCCACCAAAGATGCGCTGGGCGAGAATTTAAAATTCGCCACACAAATTTCAAATCCCTCCGCTCTGACCAATCACGCTCtcccggtggaaaaccaccttaaCTAGCTTCAAATTGGGTCTTTCCCATTACCGATTTGTAACCACATTTTGGTAACCGGCATCAAAACGGGAAAAAGAATCCCGTGttgtaactggttacaaaatggcACTAAATCATTACCGATATACCGATTCGTAGCCATGGTTGGTAACCAGCTTTCAAACGGGAAAAAATATCCCGTTTTGTAACATttgactttgacagtaactctacaATACTCGATGTTTGGTATTAGGTATCTtgtttaggcccacttgcaccaaccacttaactcagggttagtgggctgtcatctgtcaaattccatataaaatggtgggttaaccctccattttcgttgttGCAAGTGGCCCTGTGAACAAGTGTAATAAAagtcaaataaaaacaaacataatttattaaaagtttGAACATATAACTACAAAGAATATGATGTCCTGGCTTGATTTATTTGTAGGATCTATTGGAATTACCTAGCATTGTTGGTATACTTTCGGGTTCGGCGGTTTGATGAACTCTCCGATCTTATCGTCGTAGTACTGGTAGGCGCGGAAAGGTTTCAGTTCCCAGGGGGCCTGGTTTTCCATCTCGGTCAGGTTCACTCCGAGGTCCAGGAGCGTTGGCATGTTCGGGTCGATAACGTCGGTGGTGGATTCCTGTTGCAAATTAAATGCTAGTtacaataaactgaaataaatgtcataaatattacaaagaaaaagtgactaaggcctccaagtgttcaaagctggatttgaaccagcgtcctccgttatcgcgatggatgcctaaaccactcggccattcggacacaaaattattttctatgaggataaattaatttgttctaagaattaaCTTCAAATCTGGGTAAATCCATCCTTCCTTATGGttgattatccatactaataaattatgggaaagtatgtgtctgtttttgtccgtctttcacggccaaacggagcgaggaattgtcgtgattttttaagtggagatagttgaaaagatggagtgtgacataggctacttgtctctttctaacttgagcgaagccgcgctcaaaagctagtataaaataaaataaactttattatctggaagataatcaaccttatagcagaatggatttacccgagtttgaagttaagcaacacaTTTAATGGTAGGTTAGGTTATGGTAAGTTTGTGGTGAAGCGGCGTGTAGCGTCATTTTGTCTACCGCGAAATCGAAATCTGCGTCTGTATCTCGCGAATATAGAGAGATACAACGTTTATACTTTCGCGGTATAGGCCCTTTTGGGTACAGTGctattataaaacaaaaacttcAGTTCAATAAGCGAGAGGGCACTGAATACCAGAGGAACCAGGTATACTCGAATATTGTACAGTTGTTTTATTAGCTCGCCTTCTCAATGGTCTCCCAGGTGACGTTGCCGTAGGGGTACCCGACAGCAGGTTGATGAGCGCCACCTTGATCCCGAGGACGTGGTAGAAATTCATGTCGAAGCGGCGGCTTCTCGTCTTTACGGCCttgccacgacaatggtctaggGCGACCAgcggggcggcgcgcggcgcgggaaacgcgcgcgggcgctagccacGCCAGTCAcgccacgtacttttagaatCGGCGGCAGGGACTAGGAGCGGCCAGGACGttgtcatatttaaaaacatgtattTTACTGTTgaatatgactctaaagtgTATAGAATGTTTTAATTTGTCAATTACGTGTTGTACAAGAAAATATggacatttattttatggctagttaacCTCCTGAGTCCTGTGTTTTTCCAACGTTGGTAGTCATAACTGCCGAATGTACTGTACCAAGTACAAACTAAGAATAGTGCTTAAGACCGAGACAAACAATTGTTGATTTTAGGCATTTTTTAAAGTGATATattttttggtattttttatGGTATGTTTATTGTGTACAGCAACAGTCTAACGagaaaattattgaaaatattttgtacTTTTGTGAGTACATTAGGCCTATACAAAGTATAATGAAAACAAcataaaagtttgaaaattttatattagTATCAAAAATAAATCACATTTTTCCTCTAAGCAACATTTAAGTAAAAAACATTATTGAATTACACTATATACAGTCTTCTTCTCTTGAAACAATTAAACAATTATAGAAGTCTTCTATCAACTCTTAATAAAACAGTAACaatgtataaaaattacacaattaaaaacagtaaaaatgtatcaaaattacgaacatacttatatattacCATTTGAATTATCTAAGTTGCGATATCTGTTGTTCATTGAaggctgaaaaaaaaacatttgtattATAGACCTAACGTACAACCACAAGAATAAATTCTAAACAGTTATTTGTGTAACAAACGCCTAACGTACGACGTCAAGTACAAATTATTTTGACTGATCATAAACCAACTTAAGCATACAGTTTTCgttaaaattttgtttaatgTACAATATTCACAATTTGTATatactaattaatataaaaaacaaaagaaataacAAGTGATTACTTTAATATAAACAGATTAACTTACCTCGTGCCGCCCGGCGACCCGACCGTGTGGCCATCTTGCGAAaaagtgacactgacagttgacagTTACCTGGGCAACATGGCGGAATCGACCATAGAGTAGAGAAACAGAATGTCTGTGTCAGTGTTGCCGTTGTAAAAAAACTACCCGGTAAATGGGGAAACAAAAGTTTGTACTTTGGTAAGTACATTAGGCCTTTACTTCATATATGTCATTGAAATGTCAGGCCTTTACTGCTATCCttaatttgtacttgtacaagtacgtgGGGACTCAGGAggttaaatgatacttaatgtaaatacgaataaataccatacaaaaatatgtttgatagcattacatactacatacgcgaaagtacaTTTCAATTTTAGTAAAAAACGTTTCGGtttcaagacgctcataataaatacaaaatttttgttTCACGCGGAATCGCTAGAGCCAcctagccgcctaggccggtcgcgccgctgtGATGTCGTGGCGGTGCCCGCTACAGTTTgcgcgccgctcccgcgggtaggcccgtaaaacccgcgcgcgatttcaAACAGCGGCAAgagtcgtggcatgcctcgcgcgcgaTGCGTtgttgtttttgtgacttaccgctaTAGTAatgggcgtcatccatatattacgtcacagtgtaaggggggggagggggtcatactaaatgtgacaatccctgttaaagggatacaaaaaagcgtgacatagggggggggggggggggggtccaaaaacctgaaatttagtgtgacgtaatatgtggatgatcccagTACCTAGTAGTAGGTGCGTTTGTTCTAGAACATGGTTTATTCGCTCACCTTCTCAATCGCCTCCCAGGTGACGTTGCCGAAGGGGTACCCGGGCGACAGCAGGTTGATGAGCGCCACCTTGACGCCGAGCACGGGGTCGAACTTCATGTCGAGGCGGCGGTAGCCCCACTTCTCGTCTTTACGCATCAGCCCGTAGAACCAGTCCACGAGGTCCGATAGCCGGTAGCGTTTTGGTCTGAAacagtttaaaaaatgtaatcgATGCTTTTAAAAAGTTATCGCATCATGTCATATTATAAGAAACTATCTTTCATATTCCTTTCAGCTTGTTTGGCTTAAATTATTTATAGGAATATGGCATATTCCTGATTTACACAATTCTTCAACTGAAATGTCGTAGTCATTCAAcactttcaaaaaatctgcctaaGAAAAATAAACGTTGTAATAAGGTGGTAACTTCCACCTCTATCACAGCTGTTAGTTTGAGGCCTGAGTGGAAACGGATCGTTCGGCGGGCGAGCGTGTGTAGACTcaatgcagcgtcgactcaggacttAGTGTCCTAATAAAGATTAACATTTATAGATTCgcatcaatggaaaaaatcattTCACTCATCCGACCGCCTGGTAGTTCTGGCAACGCGTGTCAAGATCCGACTCAAGTATTCGTGGGTTGCGCCACTGGTATTACTGGCGCCTTCACCGGCTGTGGACCAGCGCGGTACAGCGCCAGGAACAAGCCATGTAGGACAGGAGTCAGTCGCTCACCCGACGGCCTGGTAGTTCTGGCAACGTGTGTCAAGGTCCGACACGAGTATTCGTGGGTTGCGCCACTGGTATTACTGGCGCCTTCACCTGCTGTGGACCAGCGCGGTATAGCGTCAGGAACAAGCCATGTAGGACAGGAGTCAGTCGCTCACCCGACGGCCTGGTAGTTCTGGCAACGCGTATCAATGTCCGACACGAGTATTCGTGGTTTGCCCACTGGTATATATTACTAGCGCCTTCACCGGCTGTGGACCAGCGAGGTACAGCGCCAGGAACAAGCCATCTATAACAGGAGTCAGTCGCTCACCCGACGGCCTGGTAGACCTGACAGCGCGTGTCGGGATCGCGCGCCGCGTTGACGATGCCCTGCGCCACGTCCGACACGAACACTGGCGCCTTCACTGTCTCCGTTCCCGCGCGGTACAGTGTCAGGAAGGTGCCGTGGATGCGCCATGGGCCCGCGAAGTACCTGCGACCGACTTACGTTAAACAAGAAAGAAAATTGTATTCCTAAGTACGATTTTATCATAATTTCTGTAAGAATTGAAGTTTATTGCACTAGAAGCATCATTGAATGTAAGTCCgccattttaaatatttaagggCCAGTCGCATCAACCACATTAATTgtcagacacatcatcgtcatgcagcagatgtctatgaaacttcccatacaataaaatttaacgaacgctttaacggagacagacggtttggtgcaaccgaccctaagtaGAAATGTAAGCCTTATGAATCTTacgatatagtattttatgtaaCAGGCGTTTAatttttcgtgaaattcacactgatTTCTGTATTCTGCACTGCCAGCGCAGCTTCCCAAAGCCATCTCCCACCGGCTTACgacgcacgcgcgcagtaacaATGCGTTGACACGGTTACAGAGCCAAAAATGCGTTCTCAATTTTGCGCGGGAAGCCGGCTGGCGCTGGCTctgggaatagacttttatgtagggttttaaaaatctatacacgaccctgtaaatgacgaataacagttcgggagtagaaaaaataaataaacggaGTATGTGAAAATAAGTTACCTAATGAACCTATCCTCGGAGCCGTAGATGTCGGAGGCGCGGAGGATGGTGGCGGTGGGGAACTCCTCGCGCACGGCGCACTCGCCCAGGAACTTGGTGACCTTGTACATGGACGGCTTGCGGAGCACCAGCGGCTTCGGGTTCTCCGCCGCGTTCAGGTACGACAGGTGGATGAAGCGCTCCACGCCTGTCTCGCGGCAGATTCTGGaatataaaaattgtatttttggaATAAGATTTTATCGCAGTCTtcgtgtaaggcctgagtgggcGCTCGGAGCGTTCGGTTCGGCAGAACGAGGCATCCATTCTATGCAGCGTcaactcaggacacttgtatgagcttcaattgtttgacatgcacgccgcacgccccgccccgctgtaAGCCCAATcagcatttcttatttttttgccattttttttattttgatttttttagggaattttaggccAATTGTcgtcagaatcacgagtactttcaatctcaccgggagacaaaaagtgtcccagatttccatacatttttgttactttcctcttttgttaccccatacaacatgtacggaaaatggtaacaaaacaagaaaaaatcgtatgggatcATTTCTAACTACTatgattgaaaaagctagtgaatctgagtagaaatagcatttttttttcaaaaatatcacagtcatttcataaaaatgGCGAAATAAAAAACGCTCCAATATGACTCCGGCCTTACACTTCTTCCTCGGAGCCTCATTGCTGAGGATCGCACATGGTCGCTTTTCCACAGCGTGTGGACATGCGCCATGTGTGGTGCGCGCTACATGCCGCCTCCAGCCACCCTCTTACAGCATCCGGCCATCTCATGGGTGCGTTACCCTGAGTATTACGCTTGCCATCGCTCAGTAGGTATAGCTTTTTATAAAGGCTACGAATACTTACAGAGCCAATTCTAAAAACGATCCGATTGTGATCCATTGGCTGTGGATGTAtataagcaaagacatatataagtccgtatagacagataaagtctaagaaaaaaacgtacctcagtaccatactggcatacctagatggcattacacctttggggtacactcagctagatggtgctaactgctaatattaatatttgatattttaacacatatcaagctaagaatatgggccaaattgtcaaaactgaggttcaaaagttttaagcctgtgtcaagagatggcagtctatgcactgtgattacacattttacttcgacctCTTTGTATATGTCACATAGAGGCGAAAAGAGATttaatttgtatggaaatgCGGTTTCGAGGCGGTCGTTTACTATCGTCATAAGTCATAAAAGCATTAGATAGGTAATATTGTAATGAACCTACAAATAGAAATCTAACGTCAGTCGTAATCGTAAGGGGCAATGTcgattaatattatttagtcgTCTCCAGCTACACTAGGAGAACGGtacgtaggtacagtcaaccaattggaaccctaggccactgtaaaacTGTCGTAGTgatgttataaatcagattgtaagaaatctcttactgcttgtcattttaacatggttgtagagtggcctatttttatttatttacagttgAAGAAAAATTTAACagacaaaataacaaaatctATGCAAAAAGCTCGAAGGACATCCCGGCTAACGTGCGAAACGTCCAACGTGCCCATCACCCTGCTAGCGTCATGGTGTGGTGGGGCGTTTCGTATGAAGGTGTTACTCCACTACATTTCTGTCAACAGGGGGTCAAAGTCAAGGCACAAAATTATCTGAATGACATACTAGAGAAAGTTGTAAAACCCTTATCTACCACCTTATTCACTGGAAAAGACTGGATTTTCCAACAAGATTATGCCCCGTTTCATAAAGCGAAATCTACCCAGAAGTGGCTAAAAGACAATttactaggcttgtgtcgttcacgaactatgaactgttaggaataaaatcccatcaatgaccgaaatgaactgaatctttccgtgctctgagaatcggtctttgctcatttagttcagtacagGATCGGCGAAcacgagcggtttggatcgagaacgaatgtgtgactgcgccgaccgagagtgagagcagagcaacaaaaaaagtcaagttttcatattaaacttcggttacttacaacctttcggcccggaatgttactatctgtagactattcgtatcattttgacactactcggtcccattcgttctgatctttccgaccgcaacggtcgctggtctggctgaactaaatgagcaaaagacctaaaagagcgaactagttcgtgggagcgactgaacgagatcggagcgctccgatcaacgaacgaaacggcacaagcctacaatTTACCCAGCTTTATTAGGACTGACGAATGGCCTTTGTCAAGCCCCGATTTAAACCCGTTGGATTATGCTTTGTGGACAGAGTTGGAGCTAAGAGCATGCCGAAAAACACATCCGAACCTTCAGTCCCTAAAACGCACTCTAGTGAGAGAATCGAAACGAATCCCCATAGGAAAGGTGCATGCCGCTATTGacgtatttattaattatttattgtatatcGATAGTCCTTAATGTTTGACATATTACAATAAATTGTTTCAGTTTTTATAGTGTCAGTTTTTTTCTCATCTCAAAACTTATGAACACACAaggtaattaaataaaaagtgTCAAGCTTACCTTGCCAAACGGCGAACACCATCTACATGCACATCCTTAAATTTGAAGTTTTTAGTTTCATAGTCTCGGCCCACTAAGTTGATAACAACATTGGAATGACGCACTGCCTTAGCAATGGACTCTTCATCGCGAATGTCAAAGGGGGTGAACAGCACTTGTCCCAGGTCACCAGCAACTTTGAGACGTTGAGCATCATAGAAATCGCTGCGATAGGGTAGGATCATCtgaaattacaaaaattaagaCTGAGCTAGAATcaattattacatacatatacactatgtaacataattgccgaagataaatcctacggcttatacattaccttctatagtacctttaattttcatggtgtttattttaaaaaaaggaagtggtattcgtaaccgctattcgataccagttatgctcttaaatggatcaccagcattaatgttacatcctgtatgtgatttttttgatttaattttgtGCAAATTTAcattgaaattttcttaaaatGTATTTGAGGTTGTGAAAACACAAAtgcttctttttaacccccgacgcaaaaacgacgtggtattataagtttgacgtgtctgtctgtgtgtgtgtctgtctgtggcatcatagctcccaaatggatgaaccgatttagatttcgttttttttttgtctgaaagctgagttacttgggagtgttcttagccatgtttcatgaaaatgtctactactatgttgcggtcgggggtttttttttaatttgaattttgtggttaggttattacttttttttttaatttttagcttCATGCTTTCACTCGTAGAAATAGTCTTTAGTCTTAAAGAGACAGTACATATTATAGTCCACAGACCATACACACCCATGCCAAAAAtttttatgtatgaaaatgaaacataAAAATTGAGGATCCAGAAGCAGAAAATGAATAATTTGAATTAATTACTGTAATATACAATAATTAGTGTCCACTTCTTGTCCAGAAATCATATCCatctttttaatataatttaagagAATCATGCCTCTGATTAAGCAATAACATTAACTAATGTTTTTAATGATTTGTGATTCTTTAGTTTTAAGAGTACCTGTGTGCCAATTTTTCCTAATTTATTGACGACATAGCGACCCACAAAACCCGTGCAGCCGAAGACGGTAGCGACGATGCCATTGAAGCTGCTGCGGCCGCCTGTGCCGCGCTTGTACGCCGCAAGGTTAGGCCTCCCGTCCGTACTGTACGCCGATGCCTTGATGTAAACAACACTCAGGGACCCGCTTTTGGCTGAAAATGTTAAATTAACATCGACAGTCAGTAAACAAAGCTAGCAAATATTACTTGTTTATTGTATGTTCCCATTGATTACATCCATCAAAAAGCAGGAATTATGTAAGAGTTCAGTAGCTTGTTTTGATGgttttaaaatatatgaaatcAACTTACGTATGAGTTTATTTGCAAAGTGGCCTGTTAAAGCTACAGAAGCCATTTTAAGGCCAAAatttgttaattaaatactAATTTCGTCGATTTTCATAAAAAGCAGCCCCTCTCTTCAAATGTCAACCTCAATGACAGCTGTTGTAAAATCGTTCGAGGTTAATTTTTAATCGCTAGAAGCAAAGAGAATATAATCACTAAGTAGAAGTATCGATGGATGATGTTTGGTTTTGATACTTTTGATTTGCTGCACTATtgctcttcttcttcctcctacccttatcccacgttatgtggggtcggtacaacacgtcttcctcttccattctcctctatctttcgtcatttcaacactcacatctttcttcctcatatcctctttcacacaatccatccagcgttgtttgggtttacccctccctctccatccatcaaccttcatctccaacattcttttgcctatatgacattcatccctcctcattacatgaccgaaccacgccaacctgccactcctcatcttttccgttataggcgcaactttcagacttcccctaatatactcattcctgatccgatccattctggtcactccacacatccatctcaacattttcatttccgctacgtgcactctcctttcatcctccacctttgtcgcccagcattcagatccatacaatacaacaggcctcacaatcgtcttgtacagcgccggcccgtgcactcgatcagggtagagcgagtttgagtttcggcgcccttggaaAGAAGTTTCACTACGcaggaaaaaaaatcgcgagcgcagcgagcgcgaaaattttttcatagtaatgccgtaatttgaagattaaggcttcccacagacagtcttaaaaattcataatcttaaaaaaaacttgtattctgaagattaacgcaatacagaatttatggatttcatcatacagagtgcgaaagggacaaatggttgaactttcgtagtcgcaccctagtatagttacgtgtgaAATAACAAGCAAAATGGTgcactatagtggccaagtcaggaaagcagattcggaATTTAAGTAAAAGAgaagataattataaatagtaagcgcgagtgaagcgagcgcgattttttttcctattgactcaATTAATTATTCCCTTTTATCGTGTGCAGAGCTGCGGTCCTTGATATATTTTGgggtacaactagggaacaaatcaaattattttattgaatatttttgatttgttcttttttcaagcagtcacactactatatgtaggaggtgcggtccaaatgtctccggcccgacaaatatggcggaagagtttaaaaaaagtatggaaTTCATTGTGTTCGTCATTTATTCCACTTTTTTGGTGTATAGTTTCTTTAGATGTCTGTTGGCTATAGGTTTTTTTACGGTGTTTAGTGCTAGGTTAGTGCCCAAACTTTTATCGTGCTTACAGCGAGATGAGTGAAAAACCGTGAGTTCATGAAACTTGAGACCAGCATAGACAccgcgtagcgagttttttgaatgcaattgctactgtagatgaaaccatggttatgtaagacgatactctgtacaaaagaaaattaatggagtgacaacgtcatggtgaaaaggcgcctagaacaacctctgtcacaaaatgcacgaaaaaagataaaggctacggtattctagggttgtcacgaaattctaacgatttacataaaagaagggtagactacggtaaatagcagatgctacgcaatattttttgtccaattacgatagcagattatgcagaatagtctttaaaaacttaGCAGAGGCACAAGGGCATCTCCGCGACAATTTCCCCGTTCACGCTGCTTCATTTTACAAGGTTGCTATGACGAAATGTGTTTTCAAAAATATTCGGCACCTACCTTATATTCGAGACGTGACCCcaagtgattattatttgttctaaaaacttaaggtagactgaagtagaaaaaaaaaaatcttcgtttGACGAAGTGACCCGAGCG from the Leguminivora glycinivorella isolate SPB_JAAS2020 chromosome 8, LegGlyc_1.1, whole genome shotgun sequence genome contains:
- the LOC125229201 gene encoding NADH dehydrogenase [ubiquinone] 1 alpha subcomplex subunit 9, mitochondrial; translation: MASVALTGHFANKLIPKSGSLSVVYIKASAYSTDGRPNLAAYKRGTGGRSSFNGIVATVFGCTGFVGRYVVNKLGKIGTQMILPYRSDFYDAQRLKVAGDLGQVLFTPFDIRDEESIAKAVRHSNVVINLVGRDYETKNFKFKDVHVDGVRRLARICRETGVERFIHLSYLNAAENPKPLVLRKPSMYKVTKFLGECAVREEFPTATILRASDIYGSEDRFIRYFAGPWRIHGTFLTLYRAGTETVKAPVFVSDVAQGIVNAARDPDTRCQVYQAVGPKRYRLSDLVDWFYGLMRKDEKWGYRRLDMKFDPVLGVKVALINLLSPGYPFGNVTWEAIEKESTTDVIDPNMPTLLDLGVNLTEMENQAPWELKPFRAYQYYDDKIGEFIKPPNPKVYQQC